The sequence ACAGAAATAGCAGCTTcatgtgatccatcttcaaGAAAAGCATCCATTTGTATGCGTATCTTGTCAACAATCTAACAAATAAGAAGTTTAGTTAGCACatattaggacatatttaaatattaaggtAGTATTTCAAAGCAACTTGCTTAGTACCATGTCATTTTTGAAATGCTGGGCAACAGCTCCAAATGCATCAATACTCGCATATTTTACATTTAAATTTTGATCAGAACCGAGAGTGACAAGCGCAGGCAATACATGAGTTGAAGCAACTTTAATATCAATGTAAGGTACCTATTGATGGAATAACATAGTTGTGAGAACATAAGATAATTCATATAGAACAAACAGTTTGGTTTGATTGGTGTGACAGCAAACATACAAGGACTTTCAACAGAGCTGCAGCATTGGTCTTCATGTTCACATTGGAGCTCACGACCATTTcccataaaatattaaaaataattccatGATGCTCCTCAAATGTACTGCATTAAAATCATTGTCAGTTTGATCCAACAATAATATTGATCACTTAAGAGAATGGCAACAATCTTCTATAATGCTGGGTATTTCAAAAGATACCAACCAAAGGAAGCGAACTGCATCAATGAGCTCACTAGTGCGATACATAGACCAAGAACCTTCACTCATTGTGTTATGCACTAGCAGTTTTCGCAAGTATTCTGATAGTTGTTCATGACTGGCAGGAGCACCCAAAATACCTGACAGTAACAGTGGAAGTACACACATGATAGCAAGTCTCTCTGCCGCGGCAGTTTTAGGTCGTAAGCCTGTGATCAAGCAAGATGAGTGAATTTTTTGATAATGAAATGATGATAAGATCTCTAAGAGATTGTTCCTGATACCTTTTATTCTAGATTGGATGGCAGAAGGGAAAAATGTCAAGTCAGCACTATCACTGTCCCCAACAGCTACCAAGAAAACTGGCAAcattatgtgcacaagataatgTTCCCCAAACCGTTCAGAAACATCCAAAAGGTACTGCACATATCATACCAAAATAAGAAATGGACCATGATAAGTGAATTCATTCATAGGCAGACTTGGATGAATATTGAGTGCACTAGTGTGAATGAGCATTTAATATACACATTTACCTTTGTGATTCGAGTTCTTAGATTGTCTTCCTTACTGGGTAAGAGGCAAGCAAGTTGAATCAAATCAGGAAGACATTCGATGTGCATCCAATCAAATGCAGGCCAGTCTACATGACCCCTACCCAAGCAAAGTTAAAACTTATGTTTGTTAAGAGTTCAGAAATCAGAGAAACCTGAAAGAAAGGGCTACACTATACTATTCAATAACGATATGTTCCAAAACTTGGAACAAGCTAAGACACCTCAGGTGATGAAAAGAACTCACCCTGCATATAAGTGAAGCAAGGAAGCAGAGAAAAAGGATTTTCCATTCTCTGAACTTGTAAGAGACTCAATTGCAGAAGTAAAAGGACAAGTTGCAATAGATTTCTCATGAACAAATGGAAGCAATTCCATCAACATCCGCAGCAGCACATCAATATTCCAGCGCTCTCGTTCTCCCAGAACACGAAGATAAGAATCTACAGAACCTTCAACCCCCGAAAGAGGTGGACAACGCTGAAATTATTCAAAGACATATCAGCAAGCAATTCAGAAACAAGCCAGTGTTAAAGGGCGGGAAAATGCTACATAAACAGCACATGTACCTGAGCAGAACCTAAGATGTGGGAGAGAAGGACTCGTAGGATATGGTCCAATTTACCTCCCCATTTTATTACTGCAGGAACAAGTTCTTTAAGTGTAGTATCAACGACCACTCCTGAAGGATCGCAGACCAACTGGAACATCAGCTCCTCAACCTATTAAACAAACAGATCCATTTCAGATTGACCTTtcaaatggaattgttatattttTCAACAGGAAGTAAGCCTCCACGCCATCATGAAGCCATGTGTTCCAGCCTGTTATATAGCTTACATTTCAGCCAAATCTGTGAAGTCAATTTTCTGCTCCATGATTGCCTCTGAGCATTAGTGAGGCTGACCTTAAAATATTTGTCAATGTTTGGGAAGAGTGGGAGCAGCAATGCCAGGTTACGAGCCGCAGCCTCTCGCACAACTGTGGCAGAATCTTCAATTAGTTGTTGCACAATGGATAGAATGAGAGAATCCCGAATCTCAGGCCGAACGAATTCTGCCAGCTCCCCACATGACTGGGCGACTAGTAGCCGTCGCTCTTCATATGTATGATTTATCTGCAGATATACTCATATTACGTAATGGTGCTTCAACGATAATATATTAGGTAAATAGACTAAACAGTTTAAACAAACAATATGAGCACCTGTTCCCAGCACTGGGGAAGAAGCTCTGTTTCAGTTCTCATCTCTCCGACATTCTTAGCTAGGCTTACACAGGCCtggaaaaaagaaggaaaaaaattaagTGAGCAATAATGAGCTACTCCACTACTTCTGATACATGGCCCGGCAATATATAATGCAAAAGGCATTACGGCCTGCCCATAATTCTGACAGCTTTATAAGGAACTTACATCCATTATAATTCGTCTCTGCTGTTCATCTGGTCGTTTAATTAGATTAAACAATGTGTGAGTTAGAGAATCTCTCACACTGCTATCTGGATGACGTTCAATTGCACACATGATCAGTGGAAGAAGCTCCTGTAGGCATATGACATTTGTTAATAGAAAATTAATGCATTACAAGAAGAACAGAGACGAGAGAAGGGAAATCCAATAAAACCTCACGGTGGTTGATCAGAACATAAGGTACAATCTTCGGCAAAGCATCTGAAAGTATCTGGATGGTCTCCAAAGCCTGTCTCAAGTAATcacatttttatttaaattgatcccatatatgtatatgtggaaAAAGAAGACCCTGAAGAAGAAAACTACATGCTTCCAGGCTCTTACCATCTTATCAGAAGTTCTTTCCCTCTTAGgactctctgtcttttgaacaaaCCCTCTATCTTCAGCTGGTGAATCGGAAATGTGATTGTGGAGATTCTGTCGATTTTCAGTAAGTAAATTACCATTACAAGAAATTGTCAAGGAATCAGAAATTGCATCATTGGGCTTAATTCTGTCTTCAGGAGTACTTCTGTCTTCTTCAGAAGTACATTCAGCATTCTTGACATATGATCCAAATACCGACTCAATGGGATTAGACGATAAGGCTACTTCATTAGCCCCAACAACTTTTTCTTCTGGCTGTGTATCCTCGCTCTCTGAATTTCCTGTGGATGTCTTTAAGTTTTCTATTTCACTATGCGAGGATTTCATTTCTTCCTTAGATTTATCAATTGAAAGAGATTGTCTCCTTTCACTTTCTCCAGTCCACCCTCTACTAGCTCGGGCCCCTTCTATGTGCATCTTTAGTGCAGTGATCTCAGCTCTGCAGTCATTGAGTTCCTTTCTCTGAAGATCCAAAGACTGCTTCAGACCTTGAACCTTCAAAGTAAGTTAATGTATAAATTTTTCATGTATTCATGTAATTAGTTTGACAGATAAGAATATAACAACTAATTAGTGAGAAATACCAGAGTTTCTCTGTCCTTTAAATCCTTTTGGGCAGCTTCCAAGGACTTTGTTAGAACTACAATCTGGCCATCAGTGAATTCCTTGTTTCTAAGCAAGGAGGTTTTTTCATTATTAAGCCTCTCATTTTCTTTCAATAGTGATTCATTTTCTTGGAGAATGGACATCTTCTCCTGCAGAAAACAGCCATTTGCAAAAAATACAGATAAATTATGGCATTTCTTCATTTGTGCATCTCATCCATGTAtgcaataaagtttatacatagTTACTCGAAACAAACGATAACAATCTTGCAACGGTTAAGAATTTTTGCCCTCAACCAAtagtagatagataaggatcaaCAAAATTGACTCTAAGAGACACATgataaattcttgtaaattgcattaaaataatgacCTTATATAGACTGCCTCAAGGTTTTCAGCACCACCCATACCAATTCCTAACTAGTTCAGTGTCGGTATGGTCAAGTTCTTGGTACCGATACTCAATACAAATGGGCATACTGAGTATCAAATCTCTACTAGTATCAATTCTCTACCAGTATAAGTCAATATGCCTGGTACAGACCAGTACAGTCTGCTACTAAAAGCCATGGATTGCCTAAAAATTTGTTGTGTATCAGAAATGAGAGATTAATTAAATATGTGAAACTATGAGAGACTTCAAGTAGAACTTTGTTCACTAATTCATGCTTAAAATCGAAAAGATATCCATCATTTGAACATAAAAGCCATACTGAGCAGACTGTTATTAAAGATCCTGGTAAGTTACCTAAATTGGAAGCATCAATGGAAGTGGATTTGGACCATGGTATGCTGAGCTGGcccataccggccggttcaACACGTACCATACCAGTCCAGGCTCTGACCGGTACGGTTCGGCCGTGGAAAACGGTACACAGCCCATACCAACAGAAACCAGCCGGagctggagaagaagaagagaaggagagagcaagcgggggaaggagggagaaggagaagccTCCGCCACTAGTAGAGGGCCTCAAGGGGCCGGCGAAGGCTGCGAGGGCGCGGCCAAACAAGGATGCGGCCGCGGCAAAAAATTTGAgattttttaagtgaagtcgacaactcgtttgccgacttcacttaaaaatctccaAATTAAAACTGTTTCGAAAGAAATAGGAGACTCGGCCGCGGCCTTGGCCTCCGCCGTGCCCCCGTGGCCTCTGCCGGCCCTCCATTGGCGGCGaaggcctctccttctccctcccccgTTCGCTCTCTCTTTCACCTCGTCTTCTCCGGCTCCGGCTCTCGGTACGGGCCCAGTACCGAAACGGTACCAAGAATCCACAGAATTTGATCTAGATCCATTCCATCTCAATATTGGGCCTTACTTTTATTCAAAACCTAAAGAGAGGTAGAGGCTTTTTAGTTTCTTAGGTTTTAGGAAAGTATAATTTACAAAAAGGGAATTTCGTAGTTTTCTGTT is a genomic window of Phoenix dactylifera cultivar Barhee BC4 chromosome 4, palm_55x_up_171113_PBpolish2nd_filt_p, whole genome shotgun sequence containing:
- the LOC103721557 gene encoding RAB11-binding protein RELCH homolog isoform X3, encoding MSILQENESLLKENERLNNEKTSLLRNKEFTDGQIVVLTKSLEAAQKDLKDRETLVQGLKQSLDLQRKELNDCRAEITALKMHIEGARASRGWTGESERRQSLSIDKSKEEMKSSHSEIENLKTSTGNSESEDTQPEEKVVGANEVALSSNPIESVFGSYVKNAECTSEEDRSTPEDRIKPNDAISDSLTISCNGNLLTENRQNLHNHISDSPAEDRGFVQKTESPKRERTSDKMALETIQILSDALPKIVPYVLINHREELLPLIMCAIERHPDSSVRDSLTHTLFNLIKRPDEQQRRIIMDACVSLAKNVGEMRTETELLPQCWEQINHTYEERRLLVAQSCGELAEFVRPEIRDSLILSIVQQLIEDSATVVREAAARNLALLLPLFPNIDKYFKVEELMFQLVCDPSGVVVDTTLKELVPAVIKWGGKLDHILRVLLSHILGSAQRCPPLSGVEGSVDSYLRVLGERERWNIDVLLRMLMELLPFVHEKSIATCPFTSAIESLTSSENGKSFFSASLLHLYAGGHVDWPAFDWMHIECLPDLIQLACLLPSKEDNLRTRITKYLLDVSERFGEHYLVHIMLPVFLVAVGDSDSADLTFFPSAIQSRIKGIRNNLLEILSSFHYQKIHSSCLITGLRPKTAAAERLAIMCVLPLLLSGILGAPASHEQLSEYLRKLLVHNTMSEGSWSMYRTSELIDAVRFLCTFEEHHGIIFNILWEMVVSSNVNMKTNAAALLKVLVPYIDIKVASTHVLPALVTLGSDQNLNVKYASIDAFGAVAQHFKNDMIVDKIRIQMDAFLEDGSHEAAISVIRALVVAVPHTTDRLQEYLLSKIFQLTGMPSPGNDVMRRRERTNAFCEAIRALDATDLPATSIRDFLLPAIQNLLKDPDSLDPAHKEALEIIMKERSGGTFESISKVMGAHLGIASSVSSFFGEGSLRGKKEGGGPELVASQQPSPSTQQDDTRFQRIMRGSFGDMLRGKGKGYDDSPKQLG
- the LOC103721557 gene encoding RAB11-binding protein RELCH homolog isoform X1, translated to MMDPSSRAMDVERSSLCNCVVNFLLQEKYLLTAFELLHELLEDGRQDQAIRLREFFSDPAHFPPDQIARFNALRVADPQSLLEEKVAVEEKLAISEYELRLAQEDLSRLKAELQKQREFHPDESNELHSDVSVADGPKNQQDKREITFSSLGPLKDTERRDLNCAVKEYLLFAGYRLTAMTFIEEVTDQNLDVWTNSSACVSDALRRYYYQYLSSTSEAAEEKMSILQENESLLKENERLNNEKTSLLRNKEFTDGQIVVLTKSLEAAQKDLKDRETLVQGLKQSLDLQRKELNDCRAEITALKMHIEGARASRGWTGESERRQSLSIDKSKEEMKSSHSEIENLKTSTGNSESEDTQPEEKVVGANEVALSSNPIESVFGSYVKNAECTSEEDRSTPEDRIKPNDAISDSLTISCNGNLLTENRQNLHNHISDSPAEDRGFVQKTESPKRERTSDKMALETIQILSDALPKIVPYVLINHREELLPLIMCAIERHPDSSVRDSLTHTLFNLIKRPDEQQRRIIMDACVSLAKNVGEMRTETELLPQCWEQINHTYEERRLLVAQSCGELAEFVRPEIRDSLILSIVQQLIEDSATVVREAAARNLALLLPLFPNIDKYFKVEELMFQLVCDPSGVVVDTTLKELVPAVIKWGGKLDHILRVLLSHILGSAQRCPPLSGVEGSVDSYLRVLGERERWNIDVLLRMLMELLPFVHEKSIATCPFTSAIESLTSSENGKSFFSASLLHLYAGGHVDWPAFDWMHIECLPDLIQLACLLPSKEDNLRTRITKYLLDVSERFGEHYLVHIMLPVFLVAVGDSDSADLTFFPSAIQSRIKGIRNNLLEILSSFHYQKIHSSCLITGLRPKTAAAERLAIMCVLPLLLSGILGAPASHEQLSEYLRKLLVHNTMSEGSWSMYRTSELIDAVRFLCTFEEHHGIIFNILWEMVVSSNVNMKTNAAALLKVLVPYIDIKVASTHVLPALVTLGSDQNLNVKYASIDAFGAVAQHFKNDMIVDKIRIQMDAFLEDGSHEAAISVIRALVVAVPHTTDRLQEYLLSKIFQLTGMPSPGNDVMRRRERTNAFCEAIRALDATDLPATSIRDFLLPAIQNLLKDPDSLDPAHKEALEIIMKERSGGTFESISKVMGAHLGIASSVSSFFGEGSLRGKKEGGGPELVASQQPSPSTQQDDTRFQRIMRGSFGDMLRGKGKGYDDSPKQLG
- the LOC103721557 gene encoding RAB11-binding protein RELCH homolog isoform X2, whose translation is MMDPSSRAMDVERSSLCNCVVNFLLQEKYLLTAFELLHELLEDGRQDQAIRLREFFSDPAHFPPDQIARFNALRVADPQSLLEEKVAVEEKLAISEYELRLAQEDLSRLKAELQKQREFHPDESNELHSDVSVADGPKNQQDKREITFSSLGPLKDTERRDLNCAVKEYLLFAGYRLTAMTFIEEVTDQNLDVWTNSSACVSDALRRYYYQYLSSTSEAAEEKMSILQENESLLKENERLNNEKTSLLRNKEFTDGQIVVLTKSLEAAQKDLKDRETLVQGLKQSLDLQRKELNDCRAEITALKMHIEGARASRGWTGESERRQSLSIDKSKEEMKSSHSEIENLKTSTGNSESEDTQPEEKVVGANEVALSSNPIESVFGSYVKNAECTSEEDRSTPEDRIKPNDAISDSLTISCNGNLLTENRQNLHNHISDSPAEDRGFVQKTESPKRERTSDKMALETIQILSDALPKIVPYVLINHREELLPLIMCAIERHPDSSVRDSLTHTLFNLIKRPDEQQRRIIMDACVSLAKNVGEMRTETELLPQCWEQINHTYEERRLLVAQSCGELAEFVRPEIRDSLILSIVQQLIEDSATVVREAAARNLALLLPLFPNIDKYFKVEELMFQLVCDPSGVVVDTTLKELVPAVIKWGGKLDHILRVLLSHILGSAQRCPPLSGVEGSVDSYLRVLGERERWNIDVLLRMLMELLPFVHEKSIATCPFTSAIESLTSSENGKSFFSASLLHLYAGGHVDWPAFDWMHIECLPDLIQLACLLPSKEDNLRTRITKYLLDVSERFGEHYLVHIMLPVFLVAVGDSDSADLTFFPSAIQSRIKGLRPKTAAAERLAIMCVLPLLLSGILGAPASHEQLSEYLRKLLVHNTMSEGSWSMYRTSELIDAVRFLCTFEEHHGIIFNILWEMVVSSNVNMKTNAAALLKVLVPYIDIKVASTHVLPALVTLGSDQNLNVKYASIDAFGAVAQHFKNDMIVDKIRIQMDAFLEDGSHEAAISVIRALVVAVPHTTDRLQEYLLSKIFQLTGMPSPGNDVMRRRERTNAFCEAIRALDATDLPATSIRDFLLPAIQNLLKDPDSLDPAHKEALEIIMKERSGGTFESISKVMGAHLGIASSVSSFFGEGSLRGKKEGGGPELVASQQPSPSTQQDDTRFQRIMRGSFGDMLRGKGKGYDDSPKQLG